TCAAGACCGCTGGGCTTGGGTTTTGGATGTAAATAGTCTTTAAAGTTGAGTTCTGGAAAGGTCATTGGTTTATATTCTATATTTGTTATTTTTTTAATATTAGATAAAACTATACGTAGAGTAAATAAAAAACCGAAGCCTAAGCTTCGGTTTTTAATATCTTTATACTATCTTATTTTTCAACGAATGCACGTTCAATCACGTAGTCACCAAGCACACCCATACGTGGCGACTCTTTTAAACCATGTTGGTCTAGAAGTGCAGCAACGTCATCGAGGAATGCAGGACTGCCGCAAAGCATTGCACGGTCAGTTTCTGGGTTGAAACGTGGTAAACCGATCTTCTCAAAAATCTCGCCAGTTTCAATAACTGTTGTGACACGACCTTGGTTTGGATACTCTTCACGAGTAACCGTTGGGTAGTAAACCAATTTGTCTTTAATGCCTAGCTCTTCAAAGAACTCATTGTTCGGAAGTTCGTCTAAAATAAGGTCTTGGTAAGCCAATTCAGAAATGAAGCGTGTACCATGAACCACAATCACTTTCTCAAAACGTTCATACGTTTCAGGGTCGCGAATGGTTGCTAAGAATGGTGCAAGGCCTGTACCAGAAGAAAGTAGGTATAGATTTTTACCTGGGTTTAAGTCATCAAGTACTAAAGTTCCAGTCGGCTTTTTAGATACCAAAATTTCGTCGCCTACTTTAACTTTTTGTAAAATAGAGGTTAATGGACCATTAGGAACTTTAATTGAGA
This DNA window, taken from Acinetobacter sp. WCHA55, encodes the following:
- a CDS encoding ferredoxin--NADP reductase, which produces MAAFNVEKITHVHHWNDTLFSFKTTRDTALRFKNGQFVMIGLEVNGKPLMRAYSIASANYEEELEFFSIKVPNGPLTSILQKVKVGDEILVSKKPTGTLVLDDLNPGKNLYLLSSGTGLAPFLATIRDPETYERFEKVIVVHGTRFISELAYQDLILDELPNNEFFEELGIKDKLVYYPTVTREEYPNQGRVTTVIETGEIFEKIGLPRFNPETDRAMLCGSPAFLDDVAALLDQHGLKESPRMGVLGDYVIERAFVEK